From one Cyprinus carpio isolate SPL01 chromosome B3, ASM1834038v1, whole genome shotgun sequence genomic stretch:
- the LOC109062890 gene encoding endonuclease domain-containing 1 protein-like has product MFALGLLIFIVLRAFSAQAKVSNDFDFCKDFFFKKTEPTGMDQNAKKICQCMSDVPYYATLYSVHHRIPLYSAYRFDLDCKKDSGSSNIWYLEPQISEPNSETQCMVSEKQKLQNNYKLNQAISSDYTKSGYDRGHLNPNSFQCGVGRTATSTLTNAAPMDPCFNRVHWKDWESTLRDFLQGKLNNIHATAYIVTGTVPNANIRIPQKEISKDPERVTVPSHIWTAVCYEHSTDDKESFSFGYMGTNQPQNDIKLMSVSELNRELSKLYRVSPDIKIFKDDCFGDNKSDDVKATFNEIMSLNVQNTRKRTISSDSLNSETNVKVQKN; this is encoded by the exons ATGTTTGCTCTGGGTCTGCTCATCTTTATTGTGCTGAGAGCATTCAGTGCTCAGGCAAAAGTATCCAATGACTTCGatttttgtaaagattttttcttcaaaaaaacagAACCAACAGGAATGGATCAAAATGCCAAGAAAATCTGCCAGTGTATGTCAGATGTTCCTTATTATGCTACACTGTACTCTGTTCATCACAGGATTCCTCTCTACAGCGCCTACAGATTTGATCTTGACTGCAAAAAGGACAGTGGAAGTTCAAACATTTGGTATTTAGAGCCACAG ATTTCTGAACCAAATTCTGAAACTCAGTGCATGGTCAGTGAGAAACAAAAGCTTCAAAACAATTATAAACTAAATCAAGCCATCAGCAGTGACTACACTAAATCCGGATATGATCGTGGACACCTGAACCCCAACAGCTTCCAATGCGGTGTTGGCCGTACAGCAACATCTACATTGACCAACGCTGCACCTATGGACCCATGTTTCAACCGTGTCCACTGGAAGGATTGGGAAAGCACTTTGAGAGATTTTTTACAAGGCAAGCTTAATAATATACATGCTACAGCCTACATTGTCACAGGCACGGTACCCAATGCAAATATACGGATACCACAAAAGGAAATCTCCAAAGATCCTGAACGGGTGACAGTGCCTTCTCACATCTGGACGGCCGTCTGTTATGAACACTCCACTGATGACAAAGAGTCTTTCTCCTTCGGCTATATGGGGACAAACCAACCGCAAAATGACATAAAACTGATGAGTGTCTCAGAACTGAACAGGGAGCTCAGTAAACTCTATCGTGTGTCCCCAGATATTAAGATTTTTAAGGATGATTGTTTTGGTGACAATAAATCAGATGACGTTAAGGCcacatttaatgaaataatgagcTTGAATGTGCAGAACACACGGAAAAGGACCATCAGCAGTGACAGCCTAAATTCTGAAACCAATGTCAAGGTACAGAAGAATTAG
- the LOC109062891 gene encoding uncharacterized protein LOC109062891: MMASGSKLSQVQPQPLMAVVLDGVSEMELTPSKFGSVPRGSPMSYHCPPKKSSDLLLHHMAPEYPSLPVMQHTFARLHFVPTLHQLMHLQSLEVSPQLSCEIAKESQQQSRCPAWTQLRRPRLTASRFWDACCSRACRAELESAAIQMIRGSTKQTAAMKRGLLVEPEVLANYAELLRVNVLPAGFVIHPDAPHLGASPDGRVYDPSESPPFGLVEVKSSTKTDPSQVAHLKVQEGHASLRRSHKYCWQVQGQLAITGLTWCDFVTDTLSTLTVERIWRDDSFIAEMREKLIYYYGIYMNAYLELH; the protein is encoded by the coding sequence ATGATGGCATCTGGAAGCAAATTAAGCCAGGTGCAGCCCCAACCTCTCATGGCTGTTGTATTGGATGGGGTTTCTGAGATGGAGCTGACGCCATCTAAATTTGGGTCTGTCCCTCGTGGATCCCCCATGTCCTATCACTGTCCACCCAAGAAGTCCAGTGACCTCCTCCTACACCACATGGCTCCAGAATATCCATCCCTTCCTGTGATGCAGCACACTTTTGCCAGGTTGCATTTCGTCCCGACCTTGCATCAGTTAATGCATCTCCAGTCTCTTGAAGTGTCACCGCAGCTGTCCTGCGAGATAGCAAAAGAATCTCAGCAGCAATCCAGATGTCCTGCATGGACACAGCTACGGCGACCAAGGCTGACTGCTAGTCGTTTTTGGGATGCTTGTTGTAGTAGGGCGTGTCGTGCAGAGCTGGAGTCTGCAGCTATTCAGATGATCAGAGGCTCCACAAAGCAAACAGCTGCAATGAAGCGTGGTCTACTAGTGGAGCCTGAAGTGCTGGCAAACTATGCTGAACTGTTGCGAGTTAATGTGTTACCAGCCGGATTCGTCATTCACCCTGACGCACCACATCTCGGGGCCAGTCCAGACGGTCGGGTGTATGACCCTTCAGAGTCGCCTCCTTTTGGCCTGGTTGAGGTGAAGAGCAGCACAAAAACCGATCCATCTCAGGTTGCTCACCTCAAGGTGCAGGAAGGCCACGCCAGTCTGAGGCGTTCACATAAGTACTGCTGGCAGGTTCAGGGCCAGCTGGCAATCACAGGACTGACATGGTGTGACTTTGTTACCGATACCCTATCAACTTTAACTGTGGAAAGAATTTGGCGTGATGACTCATTCATAGCGGAAATGAGAGAgaaattgatatattattatgGCATATAcatgaatgcataccttgaattACACTAA